The Acidobacteriota bacterium genome includes a region encoding these proteins:
- a CDS encoding FAD-dependent thymidylate synthase, with translation MKATSHTLTTGRPVVTLRNAPGVPFDGAIAAARTCYSPRVILPGEITERQRDSIGRLTYDGGHHTVYQHAHFEFGLENVSRQFVWSFLHSHPFYNSEQQSQRYVALHDARAWVPPIDGEARDVYEQAVLDAWASYRRLSDLLRDDTFAILKELRYLTPGAHRERVRKVEREAEKKAIETARYVIPIAAFTAMVHTISGITLYRLWRMAQSGDAPHETREIVGAMVDAVRAHDPDFIGRLDVTPLAGDDLPEGGFPRARAGADAVVEDFDRRLGPFVSKLVDWSPRAERLVADAVRSVFGLADEDLDDDEAIDRVLNPARNRYRLDSLNVSYHSPLMRALHHPSYTFAKRLSHTADSQDQRHRLVPASRPLITCVDTTTPDYVTPRLIAANPAASAEYRRAMGRAWDAKNRLLALGVPVEFAQYVLPNARTVRFLESGPLIALVHKWTLRTCFNAQEEIYAASMDEIRQLAEVHPRLGRHLGPPCVVRNGLVSPRCTEGTHFCGVPVWRDFPGVERRI, from the coding sequence GTGAAGGCGACGAGCCACACGCTCACGACCGGCCGGCCGGTCGTGACCCTGCGGAACGCCCCGGGCGTGCCGTTCGACGGCGCCATCGCCGCCGCGCGGACGTGCTACTCGCCTCGCGTGATCCTGCCGGGCGAGATCACCGAACGACAGCGCGACAGCATCGGCCGCCTGACGTACGACGGCGGCCACCATACCGTCTACCAGCACGCGCACTTCGAGTTCGGCCTCGAGAACGTCTCGCGACAGTTCGTGTGGAGCTTCCTCCACAGCCATCCGTTCTACAACTCCGAGCAACAGAGCCAACGGTACGTCGCGCTGCACGACGCTCGGGCGTGGGTCCCGCCCATCGACGGCGAGGCACGCGACGTCTACGAACAGGCGGTGCTCGACGCGTGGGCGTCGTATCGACGCCTGTCCGACCTGCTCAGGGACGACACGTTCGCGATCCTGAAAGAGCTGCGCTACCTCACGCCGGGCGCGCACCGGGAGCGCGTCAGAAAGGTCGAGCGCGAGGCCGAGAAGAAGGCCATCGAGACCGCCAGGTACGTGATCCCGATTGCGGCGTTCACGGCGATGGTCCACACCATCTCCGGCATCACGCTGTACCGACTGTGGCGGATGGCCCAGTCGGGTGATGCGCCGCACGAGACGCGCGAGATCGTCGGCGCGATGGTCGACGCCGTGCGCGCGCACGACCCGGACTTCATTGGTCGGCTCGACGTCACCCCGCTCGCCGGCGATGACCTGCCCGAAGGCGGGTTCCCCCGGGCCCGCGCGGGCGCCGATGCCGTGGTCGAAGACTTCGACCGCCGGCTCGGACCGTTTGTGTCGAAGCTCGTCGACTGGTCGCCCCGGGCCGAGCGCCTCGTAGCCGACGCGGTGAGGAGCGTGTTCGGCCTCGCCGACGAAGATCTCGACGACGACGAGGCCATCGACCGCGTGCTGAACCCGGCGCGAAACCGCTACCGGCTCGACAGCCTGAACGTGTCGTACCACTCGCCACTGATGCGCGCGCTGCACCACCCGAGCTACACGTTCGCCAAGCGGCTGAGCCATACCGCCGACTCGCAGGACCAGCGCCACCGGCTCGTGCCGGCCTCGCGGCCGCTCATCACGTGCGTCGACACGACCACGCCGGACTACGTCACGCCGAGGCTGATTGCGGCCAACCCCGCCGCGTCGGCCGAATACCGTCGCGCCATGGGCCGTGCCTGGGACGCCAAGAACCGCCTGCTCGCCCTCGGCGTGCCCGTCGAGTTCGCGCAGTACGTCCTGCCCAATGCCCGGACGGTTCGGTTCCTCGAGTCGGGGCCACTCATCGCCCTCGTCCACAAGTGGACGCTGCGGACCTGCTTCAACGCTCAGGAGGAGATCTACGCGGCGTCGATGGACGAGATCCGACAACTCGCCGAGGTGCACCCCCGACTTGGGCGCCATCTCGGCCCCCCCTGCGTGGTTCGCAACGGGCTCGTCTCGCCCCGGTGCACGGAAGGCACGCACTTCTGCGGGGTCCCCGTCTGGCGCGATTTTCCTGGCGTCGAACGTCGGATTTAG
- a CDS encoding sulfurtransferase produces MSAPPAAFPNAHLLVTPARLHDEWSAGGRLRVLDLRAGEAFANGHIPGAGHLDLWAFSLTDTEPAPLRAFLRMIEHVLAERGVGDDPVVVYDDTTGVRAARAFWFLEYFQHSRVRVLDGGFTAWRAAGLPVVTGADLPVPTEWTGNDARERLATWSDVHERLGQRDVVIVDTRSDDEHRGTLVRAARGGAIPGAVHVEWTRNLGHDGTFRPAAELRAIYEAAGVTPDREVITYCQGGYRAAHSYLALRLLGYPRVRNYLGSWREWGDRLDLPIERPSPSGPPSPG; encoded by the coding sequence GTGAGTGCGCCACCCGCCGCGTTTCCGAACGCCCACCTCCTGGTGACGCCCGCTCGTCTGCACGACGAGTGGTCGGCCGGCGGCCGCCTGCGGGTGCTCGACCTGCGTGCCGGCGAGGCGTTCGCCAACGGGCACATTCCCGGGGCGGGGCACCTCGACCTCTGGGCGTTCAGCCTCACCGATACCGAGCCGGCCCCCCTGCGCGCGTTCCTGCGCATGATCGAGCACGTGCTCGCCGAGCGGGGCGTCGGCGACGACCCCGTCGTGGTCTACGACGACACCACGGGCGTGCGGGCCGCGCGCGCCTTCTGGTTCCTCGAATACTTCCAGCATTCTCGCGTGCGGGTCCTCGACGGCGGGTTCACGGCGTGGCGCGCAGCGGGCCTGCCGGTGGTGACGGGCGCCGACCTGCCGGTGCCGACGGAATGGACGGGCAACGACGCCCGCGAGCGGCTCGCGACCTGGAGCGACGTCCACGAGCGGCTCGGCCAGCGCGATGTCGTCATCGTCGACACGCGAAGCGACGACGAGCACCGGGGGACGCTCGTTCGGGCCGCGCGTGGCGGCGCGATTCCCGGCGCGGTGCACGTCGAGTGGACTCGAAACCTTGGCCATGACGGGACCTTCAGGCCTGCCGCGGAGCTGCGCGCGATCTACGAGGCGGCGGGCGTCACGCCCGACCGCGAGGTCATCACGTACTGCCAGGGGGGCTACCGCGCGGCACACTCGTATCTCGCCCTCCGGCTGCTCGGCTATCCCCGGGTCCGGAACTACCTCGGTTCATGGAGAGAGTGGGGCGACCGGCTCGACCTGCCGATCGAACGACCGTCGCCGTCGGGTCCGCCATCGCCCGGGTGA
- a CDS encoding NUDIX domain-containing protein, with the protein MPNAVYRFCPACGGPLAVRSLKAGDPDRLVCGRCGFVFYLDPKVAVGAIIRNEEGRVVLVRRAIEPGYGLWTFPGGYVDRGEPLETAARREALEECGLVIRLDGLVNVYSYAGRAPIIVVYAATATAGVLAPDEEGLEARYFEPSRLPWDDLAFRSVRDAFTDYLAGHLYPPGIR; encoded by the coding sequence ATCCCTAACGCCGTGTACCGGTTCTGCCCTGCGTGCGGCGGGCCCCTCGCCGTACGGTCGCTCAAGGCGGGCGATCCGGATCGCCTCGTCTGCGGCCGATGCGGCTTCGTCTTCTACCTCGATCCGAAGGTCGCCGTGGGTGCGATCATTCGCAACGAAGAGGGGCGCGTGGTGCTGGTCCGTCGGGCCATCGAGCCGGGCTACGGGCTGTGGACGTTCCCGGGCGGCTACGTCGATCGTGGCGAACCGCTCGAGACGGCGGCCCGGCGCGAGGCCCTAGAGGAATGCGGCCTCGTGATTCGCCTCGACGGCCTCGTCAACGTCTACTCGTACGCGGGTCGCGCGCCCATCATCGTCGTCTACGCGGCCACCGCGACTGCGGGTGTGCTCGCCCCGGACGAGGAGGGGCTCGAGGCCCGGTACTTCGAACCGTCGCGTCTGCCCTGGGACGACCTGGCGTTTCGCAGCGTGCGCGACGCGTTCACCGACTACCTCGCCGGCCACCTCTACCCGCCTGGGATTCGATGA
- the def gene encoding peptide deformylase, with protein sequence MSILKVARMGHPVLRQRARAVDPTEVRSAAFQKLIDDMIETMQEYEGIGLAGPQVHESVRLFVAGIDTDDGDMRIVPFVNPEIEPAGETRVDDWEGCLSIPEIRGRVPRWRDVVVRALDRRGKPIEMALHGFPARVVQHETDHLDGVLFFDRMTSFESLTFLEEYGRYWAREARE encoded by the coding sequence ATGTCGATTCTGAAGGTCGCGCGCATGGGTCACCCGGTGCTGCGGCAGCGCGCCCGGGCCGTTGATCCCACCGAAGTGCGCAGCGCCGCATTCCAGAAACTGATCGACGACATGATCGAGACGATGCAGGAGTACGAGGGCATCGGCCTCGCCGGCCCGCAGGTGCACGAGAGCGTGCGGTTGTTCGTGGCGGGGATCGATACCGACGACGGCGACATGCGAATCGTGCCGTTCGTCAACCCCGAGATCGAGCCCGCCGGCGAGACCCGCGTCGATGACTGGGAGGGCTGCCTCAGCATCCCCGAGATCCGGGGGCGCGTGCCCCGCTGGCGCGACGTCGTCGTGCGCGCACTCGACCGGCGCGGGAAGCCGATCGAGATGGCCTTGCATGGCTTCCCGGCGCGCGTCGTCCAGCACGAGACCGACCATCTCGATGGCGTCCTCTTCTTCGATCGCATGACGTCGTTCGAGTCGCTCACCTTCCTCGAGGAGTACGGGCGCTACTGGGCGCGCGAGGCCCGCGAGTGA
- a CDS encoding MBL fold metallo-hydrolase, giving the protein MRVVPIAAHNPGPWTGTGSWTYLLPGAGPTLVDAGSGEPRHLDDLAAALEATTSSPDTLAQVLVTHAHPDHAGGAPPLAARWPGASFAKRPWPDRDQRFAVAWQALADDQLVVAGDVSLWVLHTPGHAPDHVCFFEPDSGILFSGDLVINGSTVVIPVDLGGSMSQYLASLRRVLELGPRRIFPGHGAPIDNPAALLRGYIGHRLARERQIIEALAAGADAVGDIVARLYPSTERSLLGAAAENVRAHLVKLEEEGRARLEPAAGGDRWILV; this is encoded by the coding sequence ATGCGCGTCGTGCCGATCGCCGCTCACAACCCCGGGCCCTGGACCGGGACGGGCTCGTGGACCTATCTCCTGCCGGGCGCGGGTCCCACCCTCGTCGACGCCGGTTCGGGCGAGCCACGTCACCTCGACGACCTGGCAGCCGCTCTCGAGGCCACGACCTCGTCGCCCGACACTCTCGCCCAGGTGCTCGTGACCCATGCGCATCCCGACCACGCCGGAGGCGCCCCGCCCCTGGCCGCGCGGTGGCCTGGAGCGAGCTTCGCCAAGCGTCCCTGGCCCGACCGCGACCAGCGGTTCGCCGTGGCGTGGCAGGCGCTTGCCGACGACCAGCTCGTCGTGGCTGGTGACGTGTCGCTCTGGGTGCTCCACACGCCGGGCCACGCGCCCGATCATGTGTGCTTCTTCGAGCCGGACTCGGGCATCCTCTTCAGCGGCGACCTCGTCATCAACGGCAGCACGGTGGTCATCCCGGTCGATCTCGGCGGCAGCATGTCGCAGTACCTGGCCTCGCTGCGCCGCGTGCTCGAGCTGGGACCGCGTCGCATCTTTCCCGGCCACGGTGCGCCCATCGACAACCCGGCAGCGCTGCTTCGCGGGTACATCGGCCACCGGCTGGCGCGCGAGCGGCAAATCATCGAGGCCCTCGCGGCCGGGGCGGATGCCGTCGGCGACATCGTGGCGCGTCTGTATCCGTCAACCGAGCGCAGTCTGCTGGGCGCCGCAGCCGAGAACGTGCGCGCGCACCTCGTGAAGCTCGAAGAGGAGGGTCGTGCTCGCCTCGAGCCTGCGGCAGGAGGCGACCGATGGATCCTGGTCTGA